One Rhodobacteraceae bacterium M385 genomic region harbors:
- a CDS encoding IclR family transcriptional regulator translates to MDGERPRDSIPTNLRLLMVLEEVARVGLPVTPTEVNANLDLPKPTIHRLFATLEDEGFLQRDMDGRTYSPGPRMRVLAASTLSSLRIRTARQAILRRLSREIGETCNIALPDRDCMLYLERVETEWPLRIQLPQGTRVPFHATASGKMYLSALAPNHLKRYIKAASLTEHTENTITDPAALMAELDEVRRNGYALDREEFMPDMVALAVPIMEPNERLMATLSFHAPTQRFDVARAITFLEPLREAAKDLSLLTSSDA, encoded by the coding sequence ATGGACGGAGAACGTCCTCGCGATTCGATACCGACGAACCTCCGGCTTTTGATGGTGCTGGAGGAAGTCGCACGCGTGGGCCTTCCGGTGACCCCGACGGAGGTGAATGCAAACCTTGATTTGCCCAAGCCGACGATCCACCGCCTTTTCGCCACGCTGGAAGACGAGGGTTTTTTGCAACGCGACATGGACGGGCGGACCTATTCGCCCGGCCCCCGGATGCGGGTTCTTGCGGCCTCGACCCTGTCGTCGCTGCGTATCCGAACTGCGCGGCAGGCGATCCTGCGCCGCCTGAGCCGTGAGATCGGAGAGACCTGCAACATCGCCCTGCCGGACCGCGATTGCATGCTGTATCTGGAACGGGTCGAGACCGAATGGCCCCTGCGCATTCAATTGCCGCAAGGCACCCGCGTGCCGTTCCATGCGACAGCGTCTGGCAAGATGTACCTTAGCGCGCTCGCGCCCAATCATCTCAAGCGTTACATCAAGGCTGCAAGCCTGACCGAGCACACCGAAAATACGATCACCGACCCAGCCGCTCTGATGGCGGAATTGGACGAGGTGCGGCGCAATGGCTACGCGTTGGACCGGGAAGAGTTTATGCCCGATATGGTCGCGCTCGCGGTGCCGATCATGGAGCCTAATGAGCGGTTGATGGCGACGCTGTCGTTCCACGCCCCAACGCAGCGTTTCGATGTGGCCCGTGCGATCACCTTTCTAGAGCCGCTGCGCGAAGCGGCAAAAGACCTGTCGCTGCTGACTTCGTCGGACGCGTAA
- a CDS encoding FAD-dependent oxidoreductase translates to MTTPQPFKTNVKALVVGGGAVGTSIAYHLAKAGWDDVVLLERDELTSGSTWHAAGLLPLFNMSFATTHIHDYSVKFYKELEAETGLNAGFAVVGNLRMAQTDERMDEYMLYASTAETVGVPFEFLTPDEIKQRWPLIRTDDLKGALYHATDGYINPADVTMAMAKGARQRGVEIVRKWQADAFHWNGSAWEVTCTKMIEKGGNLVPSDEQIVVTAEHVVTASGNHAQRTAQMLGIKMPAIPVEHQFIVMDQDPALVSYRAEGHAEHPVIRDADAQSYVREERGGWILGVYEKDAPARFEYGVPDSFRADLFPLALDRIEDQYMAMIHRIPTCEESGLKDDFNGPICYTPDGNPLVGPAPRMKNMWLAEGFSFGITAAGGTGYYLAQMMVEGEAEIDMASLDPRRYGDWMTTEYAARKNEECYDHVYILHHPDEERPACRPLKTAPSYDRMKARGAQFGCVNGWERPNYFGPLDAPDSFDHDSRSFRRGGWWEYAKAEAEAVRNGVGLIDATAFTKHKLRGPGAAGFLDWFTTNKLPKVGRINLTYALTAAGTTRTEYTIVRLAEDTFYLVSAGAWQAYDSDFLAQAINDNVHRFGPMWLDDCTGQHGVFAIAGPKSRDVLQELVCDADPASALSNKRFPWLSARKLELKMCPVNAIRVAYTGELGWELHHPMEMQNYLFDQLMAAGEKHGLKLVGARAQNWLRQEKSYRAFGTELGRDATPLEAGLDRFVDLSKDFHGKEAMEAKGIRSKCVTVLIDGPADADPWGREALVVDGEKVGRLTSGGYSVAFGKQIGMGYVRPDLAEVGTKLQVRMFRQLFDAEVVEDSPYDPSNTTIRVNAPGF, encoded by the coding sequence ATGACCACCCCTCAGCCCTTCAAGACGAACGTGAAAGCCCTTGTTGTTGGCGGCGGGGCCGTTGGCACCTCGATCGCGTATCATCTGGCGAAAGCGGGGTGGGATGATGTGGTGTTGCTGGAACGCGACGAGCTGACGTCAGGCTCTACCTGGCACGCGGCGGGGCTTTTGCCGCTGTTCAACATGTCTTTCGCCACGACGCACATCCACGATTATTCGGTGAAATTTTATAAGGAGCTGGAGGCAGAGACCGGCCTTAACGCGGGCTTTGCGGTGGTGGGTAACCTGCGTATGGCGCAAACGGACGAGCGGATGGACGAGTACATGCTCTATGCTTCCACCGCCGAAACCGTAGGTGTGCCGTTCGAATTTTTGACTCCTGACGAGATCAAGCAACGCTGGCCCCTGATCCGCACCGATGACCTGAAAGGCGCCCTTTATCACGCTACCGACGGCTATATTAACCCTGCCGACGTCACCATGGCGATGGCCAAAGGGGCGCGGCAACGGGGCGTAGAGATCGTGCGCAAATGGCAAGCGGACGCGTTCCACTGGAACGGCTCGGCTTGGGAAGTGACGTGCACGAAGATGATCGAGAAGGGCGGTAACCTTGTGCCCTCGGACGAGCAGATCGTCGTGACCGCCGAACATGTGGTCACCGCCTCGGGCAATCACGCGCAACGCACTGCCCAGATGTTGGGGATCAAGATGCCTGCGATCCCAGTGGAGCATCAGTTTATCGTCATGGATCAAGACCCTGCGCTGGTCTCCTACCGGGCTGAGGGCCACGCCGAACACCCGGTTATCCGCGATGCCGATGCGCAAAGCTATGTGCGCGAAGAACGCGGCGGCTGGATTTTGGGCGTCTACGAGAAAGACGCGCCTGCCCGGTTTGAATACGGCGTACCCGATAGCTTCCGGGCGGACCTGTTCCCGCTGGCGCTTGACCGGATCGAAGACCAGTACATGGCGATGATCCACCGCATTCCGACATGCGAGGAAAGCGGTCTGAAGGACGATTTTAACGGCCCGATTTGCTACACACCCGATGGCAACCCGCTGGTCGGGCCCGCGCCTCGGATGAAGAATATGTGGCTGGCTGAAGGGTTCAGCTTTGGCATCACGGCGGCGGGTGGCACAGGCTATTACCTTGCGCAGATGATGGTAGAGGGCGAAGCCGAGATCGACATGGCCTCTCTCGATCCGCGCCGCTATGGCGATTGGATGACGACGGAATATGCGGCCCGTAAGAACGAGGAATGCTATGACCACGTCTACATTCTGCATCATCCGGATGAGGAACGCCCCGCCTGCCGCCCTCTGAAAACGGCACCCTCCTATGACCGGATGAAGGCCCGTGGCGCTCAGTTTGGCTGCGTGAACGGGTGGGAACGGCCCAATTACTTTGGCCCCTTGGATGCGCCTGACAGCTTTGACCACGACAGCCGCAGTTTCCGGCGCGGGGGCTGGTGGGAATATGCCAAGGCCGAGGCCGAGGCGGTGCGCAATGGTGTCGGGTTGATCGACGCCACCGCCTTCACCAAGCACAAGCTGCGCGGGCCGGGCGCGGCAGGGTTTCTGGATTGGTTCACCACCAACAAGCTGCCCAAAGTGGGCCGCATCAACCTGACCTACGCGCTGACTGCGGCAGGCACGACCCGCACCGAATACACGATTGTTCGCCTGGCCGAGGATACGTTCTATCTGGTCAGCGCAGGCGCGTGGCAGGCCTATGACAGCGATTTCCTGGCACAAGCGATCAACGATAATGTGCATCGCTTTGGACCGATGTGGCTGGATGATTGCACGGGCCAACATGGCGTTTTCGCGATTGCGGGGCCGAAATCCCGTGACGTGCTGCAAGAGCTGGTTTGCGATGCGGACCCGGCCTCGGCCCTGTCCAACAAGCGCTTCCCTTGGCTGTCGGCCCGCAAGCTGGAGCTGAAGATGTGCCCCGTCAACGCAATCCGCGTCGCTTATACCGGTGAGTTGGGGTGGGAGCTGCACCACCCGATGGAGATGCAGAACTACCTGTTCGATCAGCTGATGGCGGCGGGCGAAAAGCACGGGCTGAAGCTGGTGGGCGCAAGGGCGCAAAACTGGCTACGTCAGGAAAAAAGCTACCGGGCGTTCGGAACCGAACTGGGCCGGGATGCTACACCACTAGAGGCGGGGTTGGACCGGTTCGTAGACCTGAGCAAAGACTTCCACGGAAAAGAGGCGATGGAGGCCAAGGGCATCCGTTCCAAATGCGTGACGGTTCTAATCGACGGCCCCGCTGACGCAGACCCATGGGGCCGAGAGGCGCTGGTGGTAGACGGTGAAAAGGTCGGGCGCTTGACCTCGGGCGGGTACTCCGTGGCCTTCGGCAAACAGATCGGCATGGGCTACGTGCGCCCCGATCTGGCCGAGGTCGGCACCAAGCTACAGGTGCGCATGTTCCGGCAGTTGTTCGACGCCGAGGTGGTGGAAGACAGCCCCTACGACCCCAGCAACACCACGATCCGGGTCAACGCGCCGGGGTTTTGA
- a CDS encoding patatin-like phospholipase family protein, translating to MQSDFAPEGLFNLLQGPAFARLSQTPVERGHKLITAGTPAEAMYLVFSGRFRVERDGVDLAEIGAGTVIGEIAFLTGSARTADVVAARDSIVYRIDRAAYDALCSEVDGLPQAMAAELAQRLDKTSARVTPDPGRPPARTFCILPAANAPLPERFVPDLTRAIEAHHTVALVTETAFKEAMGERADPSAPDSIAWLNAQEQGAQIVLFVANAVDGDWSRAALKQADQAVIVAQAINYQEPSELEAFALQILPESQRRLVLLHPHRMQKAAGTGRWLDSRPVFLHHHVALTGGDADIARLGRFLSGNAVGLVLSGGGAFGVAHVGVYRAMGEMGLPVDIVGGTSVGSAMGGAIALGVPAEEIGPRVEQIFVRSGAMRKITVPKFAFLDHKVLDGALQEHFGSEPIEDLWLPYYAVAADLSEMRKTVITRGPLWEAIRASSAIPGVLPPFFTSDGRMLVDGGCIDNMPFRTMHGLKSGPNVVVNVQRATNKTVHVDYASLPGRGQLLRQTVNPFAKTSTRVPGVISTVMRSLLVGQSDMLNALNPASDLMIRPPGLKGAGFLAWGQHKLFYEMAYKHALEEFNERDAQGDALMAALRTAATGRD from the coding sequence ATGCAAAGCGACTTTGCGCCCGAAGGCTTGTTCAACCTCCTGCAAGGGCCCGCCTTTGCGCGGCTGTCCCAGACGCCCGTTGAACGTGGCCACAAGCTGATCACCGCTGGAACGCCCGCCGAGGCGATGTACCTCGTATTCTCGGGCCGGTTCCGGGTGGAGCGTGACGGCGTGGACTTGGCCGAGATCGGCGCCGGAACGGTGATCGGAGAGATCGCCTTCCTGACCGGATCGGCGCGTACCGCCGATGTCGTCGCGGCCCGTGACAGCATCGTCTACCGGATCGACCGTGCGGCCTATGACGCCCTTTGTTCCGAGGTTGACGGCCTGCCCCAAGCCATGGCCGCCGAATTGGCCCAACGTCTGGACAAAACATCGGCCCGCGTGACCCCTGATCCGGGCCGTCCGCCTGCGCGCACATTCTGCATCCTGCCCGCAGCCAATGCCCCCCTGCCCGAGCGCTTCGTGCCGGATTTGACCCGCGCGATTGAAGCCCATCATACCGTAGCCCTCGTAACAGAGACCGCGTTCAAAGAGGCTATGGGCGAGCGCGCAGATCCCTCTGCGCCCGACTCCATTGCTTGGCTAAACGCCCAAGAACAGGGCGCACAGATCGTGCTGTTCGTGGCCAACGCCGTGGATGGCGACTGGTCGCGGGCCGCGTTGAAGCAAGCGGACCAAGCGGTGATCGTGGCGCAGGCGATCAACTATCAAGAACCGTCCGAGCTGGAGGCCTTCGCCCTTCAAATCCTGCCCGAAAGTCAACGTCGCCTTGTGCTTTTGCATCCGCACCGGATGCAGAAGGCTGCGGGCACCGGGCGCTGGCTCGATTCTCGTCCCGTGTTCCTGCATCACCATGTGGCGCTGACCGGCGGCGATGCCGACATCGCGCGCCTTGGCCGGTTCCTGTCGGGCAACGCCGTGGGCCTTGTCCTGTCGGGCGGCGGTGCCTTCGGGGTGGCCCATGTGGGGGTCTACCGCGCCATGGGCGAAATGGGCCTGCCCGTGGACATTGTGGGCGGCACGTCTGTCGGCTCCGCCATGGGCGGCGCGATTGCCCTTGGTGTGCCTGCCGAAGAAATCGGCCCGAGGGTGGAGCAGATTTTCGTGCGCTCTGGCGCGATGCGCAAAATCACCGTGCCCAAGTTTGCCTTCCTCGATCACAAGGTGCTGGACGGCGCGTTGCAGGAGCACTTCGGTTCGGAACCGATTGAAGACCTATGGCTGCCCTATTACGCTGTGGCCGCGGACCTGTCTGAGATGCGCAAGACGGTCATCACCCGTGGCCCCCTGTGGGAGGCAATCCGCGCCTCTTCCGCCATTCCCGGCGTTCTGCCGCCCTTCTTCACCAGCGATGGGCGGATGCTGGTCGATGGCGGTTGCATAGACAACATGCCATTCCGCACCATGCATGGGCTGAAGTCTGGCCCCAATGTTGTGGTGAATGTCCAACGAGCCACAAACAAAACGGTCCATGTGGACTACGCCAGCCTGCCCGGTCGCGGCCAATTGCTGCGCCAAACGGTCAACCCATTCGCCAAAACCAGCACACGTGTACCCGGCGTGATCTCTACGGTCATGCGGTCCCTTTTGGTGGGCCAGTCCGACATGCTGAACGCCCTGAACCCTGCGTCCGACCTGATGATCCGCCCCCCCGGCCTAAAGGGCGCGGGCTTCCTTGCATGGGGCCAACACAAGCTATTCTACGAGATGGCCTACAAGCACGCGTTGGAAGAGTTTAACGAACGTGACGCACAGGGCGATGCGCTGATGGCCGCCCTACGCACAGCCGCGACGGGCCGCGACTAG
- a CDS encoding DUF938 domain-containing protein, producing MQYSGRLYGPSVIDRRVANLDAGRPVTDPSPTYTDGRLSAPYALRNRDAITDVLRHLAPPTGRALEIASGTGQHVIGFAKALPDLHWQPSDPDETRRASIAAWIKAEHSTNIAAPIALDASATGWSQQHDPFDLIFLANLLHLIPDTAAATCLSEMANALCPGGRVVVYGPFLRDGKTTSDGDAEFDARIRTENPGAGYKDVRWVLDAWANAGLTPNAPQDMPANNLLLSAINPNQGDLT from the coding sequence ATGCAATACAGTGGACGCCTTTATGGCCCATCTGTCATCGACCGGCGCGTTGCAAATCTTGATGCAGGCCGACCAGTGACAGACCCATCGCCCACCTACACCGATGGACGCCTTAGCGCCCCCTACGCCCTGCGCAACCGGGATGCGATCACCGACGTCCTAAGGCATCTGGCTCCGCCGACGGGCCGGGCACTGGAAATCGCCTCGGGCACCGGGCAGCATGTGATCGGTTTTGCCAAAGCCCTACCCGACCTTCATTGGCAGCCTTCAGATCCCGATGAAACACGACGAGCGTCTATCGCGGCTTGGATTAAAGCCGAGCATTCCACCAACATCGCGGCCCCCATTGCGCTCGATGCCAGTGCGACGGGCTGGTCGCAGCAGCACGACCCTTTTGACCTGATCTTTCTGGCCAATCTGCTGCACCTGATCCCCGATACCGCCGCCGCAACTTGCCTGTCCGAGATGGCAAACGCCCTATGCCCCGGCGGGCGTGTTGTGGTCTACGGCCCTTTCCTTCGCGACGGAAAGACCACCTCTGACGGAGATGCCGAGTTTGACGCCCGCATCCGCACCGAGAACCCCGGCGCTGGGTACAAGGATGTCCGTTGGGTGCTGGACGCATGGGCAAATGCCGGCCTGACACCCAACGCGCCGCAAGATATGCCCGCCAACAACTTGCTCTTGAGCGCCATAAACCCTAACCAAGGCGACCTTACGTAA
- a CDS encoding FAD-binding oxidoreductase: MTYDFLIIGGGIAGTSAGARLSALGTTCLLETEPALAYHASGRSAALFEANYGHPVTVALNHASADDHNTLDGGLLSPRGLLMLAGPGEEATLAHDIATMDLAEITIPEAQSLIPILDPAHVTRAAHHTAAWDIDTDRMVQHFARMIRVNGSVQTSQTVTAIDRTDTGWAVTTNTQTLHARHLVNAAGAWADEIAKMAGITPLGLTPLRRSMARMPAPGGHDVSGWPMLIGAGETWYAKPDAGAWLVSPAEEDPTTPHDAYADDMVLAEGIARYQPFVTEEVTRVTSTWAGLRTFAPDRCLVIGPDAAEPSFLWSAGQGGYGFQTAPAASQLLADLVAGKTPVLDASVVKALSPSRLQLN, translated from the coding sequence ATGACCTATGACTTCCTCATCATCGGCGGCGGAATCGCTGGCACCTCTGCCGGGGCTCGGCTCTCTGCACTTGGCACCACCTGCCTTCTGGAAACCGAACCGGCGCTGGCCTATCACGCCTCGGGCCGCTCAGCGGCGCTGTTTGAGGCCAACTACGGCCACCCCGTGACCGTCGCCCTCAACCATGCCTCCGCCGACGATCACAACACGCTCGATGGAGGATTGCTCTCGCCCCGTGGCCTCTTGATGCTGGCCGGACCGGGGGAGGAGGCAACCCTTGCCCATGACATCGCCACGATGGATCTGGCCGAAATCACGATCCCCGAGGCCCAATCCCTCATCCCCATTCTCGACCCCGCCCATGTCACCCGCGCCGCCCATCACACAGCGGCTTGGGACATCGACACCGATCGCATGGTGCAGCACTTCGCCAGAATGATCCGTGTCAACGGCTCGGTCCAAACCTCTCAAACCGTAACCGCCATTGACCGCACGGACACCGGGTGGGCTGTCACCACCAACACCCAAACGCTCCACGCCCGCCACCTCGTCAACGCCGCAGGCGCTTGGGCCGATGAAATCGCCAAGATGGCCGGCATCACGCCCCTTGGCCTTACCCCTCTGCGGCGCTCCATGGCACGCATGCCTGCGCCCGGCGGCCACGATGTCAGCGGCTGGCCCATGCTGATCGGCGCAGGCGAAACCTGGTACGCCAAGCCCGATGCAGGCGCGTGGTTGGTCTCTCCGGCGGAAGAAGACCCCACCACACCCCATGATGCCTATGCCGATGATATGGTGCTGGCCGAAGGCATCGCCCGCTACCAACCCTTCGTGACCGAGGAAGTCACCCGCGTCACCAGCACCTGGGCGGGCTTGCGCACCTTCGCGCCGGATCGCTGCCTTGTCATTGGCCCCGATGCCGCTGAACCCAGCTTCCTTTGGTCCGCCGGACAGGGCGGCTATGGGTTCCAAACGGCCCCTGCCGCCAGCCAGCTTCTCGCCGATCTGGTCGCTGGCAAAACCCCTGTTCTTGACGCGTCGGTTGTCAAAGCGCTCTCTCCATCGCGGCTTCAGTTAAATTAA
- a CDS encoding BMP family ABC transporter substrate-binding protein, translated as MKLTTKLLASAALATGLAGAAFAQDDPFQVGFIYVGPTGDLGWTYEHDQGRLAVEEAYGDQVETVFLESVPEGADAERAITTMILGGADMVFTTSFGYMEATNAVAAQFPDVLFEHATGYLREHPNVSTYSARFYEGRAIQGHIAGQMTESNIIGYIASFPIPEVIRGINSAFLHARAVNPEVEMRVIWAYTWFDPAAEGAAAQALIDAGADVILQHTDSTAPQAAAQEAGIYSFGQASDMAQFAPAPRISSIIDNWAPYYVERVGMAMEGTWEQSDTWDGIGPGMVEIGEMTDAIPEEVRASAQEMIDAIAAGEYHPFTGPINRQDGSAWLAEGDVADDGTLAGMDFYVEGITGEIPN; from the coding sequence ATGAAACTCACGACCAAACTTCTGGCCAGCGCAGCACTTGCCACTGGCCTTGCCGGGGCGGCCTTCGCCCAAGACGACCCGTTCCAAGTCGGCTTTATCTACGTCGGCCCCACGGGCGATCTGGGCTGGACCTACGAGCATGACCAAGGCCGCTTGGCCGTAGAGGAAGCCTACGGCGACCAGGTCGAAACCGTGTTCCTCGAATCCGTGCCAGAAGGCGCCGATGCAGAGCGTGCGATCACCACAATGATCCTCGGCGGCGCGGACATGGTTTTCACCACGTCCTTTGGCTACATGGAAGCAACCAACGCGGTTGCCGCGCAGTTCCCCGATGTGCTGTTTGAACACGCCACCGGCTACCTGCGCGAGCATCCAAACGTGTCCACCTATTCGGCACGTTTCTATGAAGGCCGCGCCATCCAAGGCCACATCGCGGGTCAAATGACCGAAAGCAACATCATCGGCTACATCGCGTCTTTCCCGATCCCCGAAGTCATTCGGGGCATCAACTCGGCCTTCCTCCACGCCCGTGCCGTGAACCCCGAGGTCGAAATGCGCGTGATCTGGGCCTACACTTGGTTCGACCCCGCCGCCGAGGGTGCCGCAGCCCAGGCGCTGATCGATGCCGGTGCCGACGTGATCTTGCAACACACCGACTCCACCGCCCCTCAGGCAGCGGCACAGGAAGCGGGCATCTACTCCTTCGGCCAAGCCTCCGACATGGCGCAATTCGCGCCTGCGCCCCGGATTTCCTCCATCATCGACAACTGGGCCCCCTACTACGTAGAGCGCGTGGGCATGGCGATGGAAGGCACGTGGGAGCAATCCGACACATGGGACGGCATCGGCCCTGGCATGGTCGAGATCGGTGAAATGACTGACGCCATCCCGGAAGAGGTCCGCGCTTCAGCACAGGAAATGATCGACGCAATCGCCGCGGGCGAATATCACCCGTTCACCGGCCCGATCAACCGCCAGGACGGCTCCGCTTGGCTGGCTGAAGGCGACGTCGCCGACGACGGCACATTGGCAGGTATGGATTTCTACGTTGAAGGCATCACCGGCGAGATCCCCAACTGA
- a CDS encoding ion transporter produces MSRSDIIDILDGTHPRLGRVVALSIYGLICLSAVVIALETMPDLSPRVNAVLVGAEIVILTIFVIEYALRLSCSEKPLKYAFSFWGIVDFLAIVPALVFLLPDFATIRAIRLLRILRLLKLFKANRALDRIARALDRAKTEFAIFFFIACVALYLASVGIYHFEHEAQPDGFSSIPESLWWAIATFTTVGYGDVYPITVGGRIFTGIIMLIGIGIIAVPAGLVTAALTEAAPADNKNTQQPESNRGDE; encoded by the coding sequence CTGTCCCGATCTGACATCATCGATATCCTCGACGGCACACACCCACGTTTGGGCCGGGTCGTGGCGCTGTCCATCTATGGGTTGATCTGCCTCTCGGCAGTCGTGATTGCCCTTGAAACGATGCCAGACCTGTCACCGCGCGTGAACGCTGTGTTGGTCGGCGCAGAGATCGTGATCCTAACGATATTTGTCATCGAATACGCCCTGCGGCTCTCCTGCTCGGAAAAACCCCTGAAATATGCGTTCAGCTTCTGGGGCATCGTTGATTTTCTCGCCATCGTGCCCGCGCTGGTCTTCCTGCTGCCAGATTTCGCCACCATCCGTGCGATCCGCCTTCTGCGCATTTTGCGGCTGCTGAAACTGTTCAAAGCGAACCGTGCGCTCGACCGTATCGCGCGGGCCCTGGACCGGGCCAAAACCGAGTTCGCGATTTTCTTTTTCATCGCCTGCGTGGCGCTTTATCTGGCGTCCGTGGGCATCTACCATTTTGAGCATGAGGCCCAACCTGACGGGTTCTCGTCGATCCCCGAAAGCTTGTGGTGGGCGATCGCCACCTTCACTACGGTGGGCTACGGCGACGTTTATCCAATCACCGTGGGCGGGCGCATCTTCACCGGCATCATCATGTTGATCGGCATCGGCATTATTGCCGTTCCCGCCGGGCTCGTCACTGCCGCCTTGACCGAGGCAGCACCCGCAGACAACAAAAACACACAACAACCAGAATCCAACAGAGGGGATGAATAA
- a CDS encoding ABC transporter permease has translation MIDPVTLIVALITISTPVLLAALGELIVEKSGVLNLGVEGMMIMGAVCGFIVANQSGSPTLAFIAGMAGGASLSVIFAILTQFLMSNQVATGLALTLFGLGLAALLGVGYEGQPIPEVAKPLPEMLRTIPVIGPILFSHDLVTYLAIGAVFAIGYVLKHTRMGLIIRAVGESHDAAHALGYKVVRIRCAAILFGGAMAGLGGAFLSLVYVENWVQGMTAGAGWIALALVVFAAWKSGRVLFGAWLFGGIAALQLRLQAAEVPVPVSLLDASPYLVTIIVLVVMSSDRAKAAINAPAALGKTFHASG, from the coding sequence ATGATTGATCCCGTCACCCTGATTGTGGCCCTTATCACCATTTCCACCCCGGTCCTGCTTGCCGCATTGGGAGAGCTGATTGTCGAGAAATCCGGCGTCCTGAACCTTGGGGTTGAAGGGATGATGATCATGGGCGCGGTCTGCGGCTTTATCGTTGCCAACCAAAGCGGATCGCCCACCTTGGCCTTCATCGCAGGCATGGCAGGCGGCGCAAGCCTCTCAGTGATCTTCGCCATCCTCACGCAATTCCTGATGTCGAACCAAGTGGCCACCGGGCTCGCGCTGACGCTGTTCGGCCTCGGCCTCGCCGCCCTTCTGGGCGTGGGGTATGAGGGGCAACCGATCCCCGAGGTTGCAAAGCCCCTGCCCGAAATGCTGCGGACCATCCCGGTGATCGGTCCCATTCTGTTCAGCCATGATCTTGTGACCTATCTGGCCATCGGTGCCGTCTTTGCGATTGGCTACGTCCTAAAACACACGCGCATGGGCCTGATCATCCGGGCAGTCGGCGAAAGCCACGATGCCGCCCACGCCCTTGGCTATAAGGTCGTGCGTATCCGCTGTGCCGCGATCTTGTTTGGCGGGGCCATGGCTGGCCTTGGCGGCGCGTTCCTGTCGCTGGTCTACGTCGAAAACTGGGTGCAAGGCATGACCGCCGGCGCGGGCTGGATCGCCTTGGCGCTGGTGGTGTTTGCCGCGTGGAAATCGGGCCGTGTATTATTTGGCGCATGGCTCTTTGGGGGGATCGCCGCATTGCAACTGCGCCTGCAAGCAGCCGAGGTGCCCGTGCCCGTGTCGCTACTGGATGCCTCGCCTTACCTTGTCACGATCATCGTGCTTGTGGTCATGTCGTCCGACCGCGCGAAAGCCGCCATTAACGCCCCCGCTGCCCTTGGCAAAACCTTCCATGCAAGTGGGTGA
- a CDS encoding ABC transporter permease produces the protein MIRLEKRPVPSRFWSFSTPVVAVILTMIAGGLMFAALGQDPLEVIRVIFWDPLFHERFASFSRPQLLVKAGPLILIAIGLSLGFRAGIWNIGAEGQYIVGALCGAAFGLALYPSEHFLILPGMIVAGLLGGTLWAMIPAILKTKANTNEILVSLLLVYVAEALLASAATGWLRNPDGQGFPGSRNLARHAGTDNPELIAGTGIHLGVIAALIAVIAAYVLFQKHMLGYQIKLAGQAPRAARFAGVSPTRMVILCLGVSGALAGAAGVFEVSGPAGQITIDFNVGYGFTAIIVAFLGRLNPIGILFAGLLMALTYIGGELAQLLLQVPAPAIQAFQGMLLFFLLALDVLSNYRVRLGWEAKA, from the coding sequence ATGATCCGCCTTGAAAAACGCCCCGTCCCGTCGCGCTTTTGGTCGTTCTCCACCCCCGTTGTGGCCGTCATCTTAACGATGATTGCGGGCGGGTTGATGTTCGCGGCCCTTGGGCAAGACCCGCTAGAAGTGATCCGCGTCATCTTTTGGGATCCGCTGTTTCACGAACGCTTCGCGTCATTCTCGCGCCCGCAGTTGCTCGTGAAAGCTGGTCCACTGATCCTGATCGCGATTGGCCTGTCCCTGGGCTTTCGCGCGGGCATTTGGAACATCGGGGCCGAGGGGCAATACATTGTCGGAGCGCTCTGCGGGGCTGCCTTCGGCCTTGCGCTCTATCCGTCCGAGCATTTCCTGATCCTGCCCGGCATGATCGTTGCGGGCCTTTTGGGCGGCACCCTTTGGGCAATGATCCCCGCGATCCTTAAAACCAAAGCCAACACCAACGAAATTCTCGTATCGCTGCTACTGGTCTATGTGGCCGAGGCGCTTCTCGCCTCTGCCGCGACGGGCTGGCTGCGCAATCCCGATGGTCAAGGCTTTCCCGGCTCTCGCAACCTTGCCCGCCACGCAGGCACCGACAACCCCGAGCTGATCGCGGGCACCGGCATCCACTTGGGCGTTATCGCGGCCCTGATCGCCGTGATTGCCGCCTACGTCCTGTTCCAAAAACACATGCTTGGCTATCAGATCAAACTGGCAGGCCAAGCGCCGCGCGCCGCGCGTTTCGCGGGCGTCAGCCCCACGCGAATGGTGATCCTTTGCCTTGGCGTGTCCGGTGCCCTCGCGGGCGCTGCGGGCGTGTTCGAGGTCTCGGGCCCCGCCGGACAAATCACCATTGATTTCAACGTGGGCTACGGCTTCACCGCTATCATCGTGGCGTTTCTGGGCCGGTTGAACCCGATCGGCATCCTGTTTGCGGGCCTCCTGATGGCGCTGACCTACATCGGTGGCGAGTTGGCGCAATTACTGCTGCAAGTCCCTGCCCCCGCGATCCAAGCGTTCCAAGGAATGCTTCTGTTCTTCCTTTTGGCTCTGGACGTCCTGTCAAACTATCGCGTCCGACTGGGATGGGAGGCAAAAGCATGA